In Halosegnis marinus, one genomic interval encodes:
- a CDS encoding Na+/H+ antiporter subunit E: protein MTRKWPAVGVALAVLWLFVRGVTRADVVGEAVIGLAVGLPLAYGLRRFYADEFAVGGGIAAAPYAVRYVAVFLRELATANVDVAYRVLSPSMPIDPDVVAVPLRVESDAAVTTIANSITLTPGTLTMDHDEATNTLYVHAIVADTDSVVAPIRTWEDYAIRIFDEDASPSDPARPARAGRDIAAVREGGDDGE, encoded by the coding sequence GTGACCCGGAAGTGGCCCGCCGTCGGCGTCGCGCTCGCGGTGCTGTGGCTGTTCGTGCGCGGCGTGACGCGCGCCGACGTGGTCGGCGAGGCGGTCATCGGCCTCGCCGTCGGCCTCCCGCTCGCGTACGGCCTGCGGCGCTTCTACGCCGACGAGTTCGCCGTCGGCGGCGGCATCGCGGCGGCCCCGTACGCCGTCCGCTACGTCGCCGTCTTCCTGCGCGAACTGGCGACGGCGAACGTCGACGTGGCCTACCGCGTGCTGTCGCCGTCGATGCCCATCGACCCGGACGTGGTGGCCGTGCCGCTGCGCGTCGAGTCCGACGCCGCGGTGACGACCATCGCCAACTCCATCACGCTCACGCCCGGCACGCTGACGATGGACCACGACGAGGCGACGAACACGCTGTACGTCCACGCCATCGTCGCGGACACCGACAGCGTCGTCGCGCCCATCCGCACGTGGGAGGACTACGCTATCCGTATCTTCGACGAGGACGCCTCGCCGTCGGACCCGGCCCGGCCGGCCCGCGCCGGCCGCGACATCGCCGCCGTTCGCGAGGGGGGTGACGATGGCGAGTAG
- a CDS encoding NAD(P)/FAD-dependent oxidoreductase yields the protein MDTDVLVVGAGVAGLTAATYTARAGLDTTVVSEGEPIVARNANLENVPGFPLGVNARTFLDLCREGATESGAALAEGRVTRVEPTEEGFLVRTADGTDRTARFVVAASWSDSSYLDEVEAVGLTRRGSKTYVDTDDFGRAGPDGLYAAGRLAEKPHQVAVCAGHGAEVALTVIEDSDTPYYHDWVAPEGYFTERGREVPPGCEEIDDEERREREARATERMREAFAEPQSEAPTMHPSVVAAREEEGGE from the coding sequence ATGGATACGGACGTACTCGTCGTGGGTGCCGGCGTCGCCGGCCTCACCGCCGCGACGTACACCGCCCGCGCCGGACTCGACACGACCGTCGTGAGCGAGGGCGAACCCATCGTCGCCCGCAACGCCAACCTGGAGAACGTTCCCGGCTTCCCGCTCGGGGTGAACGCGCGCACCTTCCTCGACCTCTGTCGGGAGGGCGCGACGGAGTCGGGCGCGGCCCTCGCCGAGGGGCGGGTGACGCGCGTCGAACCCACCGAGGAGGGCTTTCTCGTCCGGACGGCCGACGGCACCGACCGCACCGCGCGGTTCGTCGTCGCCGCGTCGTGGTCGGACTCGTCGTACCTCGACGAGGTCGAGGCCGTCGGCCTGACGAGGCGCGGGTCGAAGACCTACGTCGATACGGACGACTTCGGCCGCGCCGGCCCGGACGGGCTGTACGCCGCGGGGCGTCTCGCGGAGAAGCCCCACCAGGTCGCCGTCTGTGCCGGCCACGGCGCGGAGGTCGCCCTGACCGTCATCGAGGACAGCGACACCCCCTACTACCACGACTGGGTCGCGCCGGAGGGGTACTTCACGGAGCGCGGCCGGGAGGTGCCGCCGGGCTGTGAGGAGATCGACGACGAGGAACGGCGGGAACGCGAGGCCCGAGCCACCGAGCGGATGCGCGAGGCGTTCGCCGAGCCGCAGTCCGAAGCACCGACGATGCACCCCTCCGTCGTCGCCGCGCGCGAGGAGGAGGGCGGGGAGTAG
- a CDS encoding sensor histidine kinase, protein MHRRRPWWLAGPLLAALSVGGYALATVAYGGGRTMPGPVEPAVVGVAALALVAGGVVTRRDIEPEAARYAALWGVAGGSLLAATSAVLISGDAVLDPQAAAQGVAVAAALGAVGGLYLGRARGRSVGATRTVAAQRDAFLFMNRMLRHHVLNGLNVIDGAAGMLADGTGTRAEHVDSIRSRSDAIARLVADARVVSDTLAGERVSVPTDVVPLVEQEVGALEARYPHATVSLDTPASATAAGGEFLAVVFEHLLSNAVVHNDGDAPRVWVTVRDRGRGIDVVVRDDGPGIDADAPFDPSRDPDGGFGLYLVNTLVTAAGGDVRVENDGGACVTVELRAG, encoded by the coding sequence ATGCACCGCCGTCGCCCGTGGTGGCTCGCCGGCCCGCTGCTCGCCGCGCTGTCCGTCGGGGGGTACGCGCTCGCGACGGTCGCGTACGGCGGCGGCCGGACGATGCCGGGGCCGGTCGAACCCGCCGTGGTCGGGGTCGCGGCGCTCGCGCTCGTGGCCGGCGGGGTCGTCACGCGCCGGGACATCGAACCGGAGGCCGCACGGTACGCGGCGCTGTGGGGCGTCGCCGGGGGGTCGCTGTTGGCGGCGACGAGCGCCGTCCTCATCTCCGGGGACGCGGTGCTCGACCCACAGGCGGCGGCCCAGGGGGTCGCCGTCGCCGCGGCGCTGGGGGCGGTCGGCGGTCTCTATCTCGGTCGGGCGCGCGGCCGGAGCGTCGGGGCGACCCGCACCGTCGCGGCCCAGCGGGACGCCTTCCTCTTCATGAACCGGATGCTCCGCCACCACGTCCTCAACGGGCTGAACGTCATCGACGGGGCGGCGGGGATGCTCGCCGACGGCACGGGAACGCGGGCGGAACACGTGGACAGCATCCGGTCGCGCAGCGACGCCATCGCGCGGCTGGTCGCGGACGCCCGGGTCGTGAGCGACACGCTCGCGGGCGAGCGCGTCTCCGTCCCGACGGACGTGGTGCCGCTGGTCGAACAGGAGGTGGGGGCGCTCGAAGCACGGTACCCCCACGCGACCGTGTCGCTCGACACGCCGGCGTCGGCGACGGCGGCGGGCGGGGAGTTCCTCGCGGTCGTGTTCGAGCACCTGCTGTCGAACGCGGTGGTCCACAACGACGGCGACGCGCCGCGCGTGTGGGTGACGGTCCGCGACCGGGGCCGCGGAATCGACGTGGTCGTCCGCGACGACGGCCCCGGTATCGACGCCGACGCGCCGTTCGACCCCTCCCGCGACCCGGACGGCGGGTTCGGGCTGTATCTGGTGAACACGCTCGTCACCGCCGCGGGCGGCGACGTGCGCGTCGAGAACGACGGGGGCGCGTGCGTGACGGTCGAACTGCGGGCGGGCTAG
- a CDS encoding monovalent cation/H+ antiporter complex subunit F: protein MASSALLDAAVTGGLVVAALVTLLAGYRVVVGPTTPDRVVGLDTIGTNVVAVAALYALGTDRGLFIDVALVLCIIGFISTIAVARYVTEGDIIE, encoded by the coding sequence ATGGCGAGTAGCGCCCTGCTGGACGCGGCCGTGACCGGGGGGCTGGTCGTCGCCGCGCTCGTCACCCTGCTCGCGGGCTACCGCGTCGTCGTCGGCCCGACGACCCCCGACCGCGTCGTCGGCCTCGACACCATCGGCACGAACGTCGTCGCCGTCGCCGCGCTGTACGCGTTGGGGACGGACCGCGGCCTGTTCATCGACGTGGCGCTCGTGCTCTGCATCATCGGCTTCATCAGCACCATCGCCGTGGCGCGGTACGTCACGGAGGGGGACATCATCGAATGA
- a CDS encoding SRPBCC family protein: MDAVELSTVVYAPREEVFEFLLDFPGYARYSEHLDRVEAFGPGGEGTEYGLTFSWWKLSYTARSRVTEVIDDERIRWELTKDLDAAGYWRVEDADPPESEEHATRVVFRAEFAPDSANSDAISLPSLVSWDWVIDKAKPKIQTEAERVVRRAVRDLEGRARHVDIHIRTTPDAV; this comes from the coding sequence GTGGACGCAGTCGAACTGAGCACGGTCGTGTACGCCCCGCGCGAGGAGGTGTTCGAGTTCCTGCTCGACTTCCCCGGGTACGCCCGCTACTCCGAGCACCTCGACCGCGTCGAGGCGTTCGGCCCCGGCGGCGAGGGGACGGAGTACGGCCTCACCTTCTCGTGGTGGAAGCTCTCCTACACAGCCCGCTCGCGCGTGACCGAGGTAATCGACGACGAGCGCATCCGGTGGGAACTGACGAAGGACCTCGACGCCGCGGGCTACTGGCGCGTCGAGGACGCCGACCCGCCGGAGAGCGAGGAACACGCGACCCGGGTGGTGTTCCGCGCGGAGTTCGCGCCCGACTCCGCCAACTCGGACGCCATCAGTCTCCCGTCCCTCGTGTCGTGGGACTGGGTCATCGACAAGGCGAAACCGAAGATACAGACGGAGGCGGAGCGGGTCGTCCGGCGCGCCGTTCGGGACCTCGAGGGCCGAGCCCGCCACGTCGATATCCACATCCGGACGACACCGGACGCCGTCTGA
- the mnhG gene encoding monovalent cation/H(+) antiporter subunit G: MTALATYVTVALVAIGAFFLFIGTVGLLRLPDVYNRMHATSKATTIGASSILLAATVHFGPSGAGLVAFAGIVFLFVTAPTGAHMISRSAQRMGVDFALGAHWPGGEGEGVDDPTED; the protein is encoded by the coding sequence ATGACCGCACTCGCCACCTACGTCACCGTCGCGCTCGTCGCTATCGGCGCGTTCTTCCTGTTCATCGGCACCGTCGGCCTGCTCCGCCTGCCCGACGTGTACAACCGGATGCACGCGACCTCGAAGGCGACCACCATCGGCGCCTCCTCCATCCTGCTCGCCGCGACGGTCCACTTCGGGCCGAGCGGCGCGGGGCTGGTCGCGTTCGCGGGCATCGTCTTCCTGTTCGTCACCGCGCCGACCGGCGCGCACATGATCAGCCGGAGTGCCCAGCGAATGGGCGTCGACTTCGCGCTCGGCGCGCACTGGCCGGGCGGCGAGGGCGAGGGCGTCGACGACCCGACGGAGGACTAG
- a CDS encoding cupredoxin domain-containing protein, whose product MDTDDSAVSRRGFIRAAAGAGAASAAVGGAAAQEGNETGGNGTDSGGGGLPGAGQTETVALLSSLVFDPENLTVLQGTTVNFVWESDGHNIVVDSQPDGAGWEGTEGGASQLYDTGYEYSHTFDTLGTYEYACAPHRQAGMVGTIEVVEEISTPEPAQGPPPIPDSAKTLGIAATIGLGSTLGLAYFLMRFGGDYEQ is encoded by the coding sequence ATGGACACGGACGACTCCGCGGTCAGCCGGCGCGGCTTCATCCGCGCGGCGGCCGGCGCGGGCGCGGCGAGCGCCGCCGTGGGCGGCGCGGCCGCACAGGAGGGCAACGAGACGGGCGGCAACGGTACCGACAGCGGCGGCGGCGGACTGCCGGGCGCGGGCCAGACGGAGACGGTCGCGCTGCTCAGCAGTCTGGTGTTCGACCCCGAGAACCTCACCGTCCTCCAGGGCACCACCGTGAACTTCGTCTGGGAGTCGGACGGCCACAACATCGTCGTCGACTCCCAGCCCGACGGCGCGGGCTGGGAGGGGACCGAGGGCGGCGCGAGCCAGCTGTACGACACCGGCTACGAGTACAGCCACACCTTCGACACGCTCGGCACCTACGAGTACGCGTGTGCGCCCCACCGGCAGGCCGGCATGGTCGGCACCATCGAGGTCGTCGAGGAGATATCCACGCCGGAGCCGGCACAGGGGCCGCCGCCGATTCCGGACAGCGCGAAGACGCTCGGCATCGCCGCGACCATCGGTCTCGGCTCGACGCTGGGGCTCGCGTACTTCCTGATGCGCTTCGGCGGCGACTACGAGCAGTAA
- the coaBC gene encoding bifunctional phosphopantothenoylcysteine decarboxylase/phosphopantothenate--cysteine ligase CoaBC, which translates to MSLLADTNVVLGVSGSIAAVKTVELAHELRRQGASVRAVMTDSATGIVHPWAVEFATEHDVVTEITGAVEHVELFGADGWADVFLLAPATANTVGKTAGAIDDTPVTTCATTALGQGIPLVVAPAMHEPMYDHPGVLEALDTLESWGVSFVDPRVEEGKAKIASEEAIVTETARAAGPGSLAGEHVVVTSGATSERVDPVRVLTNRSSGRTGRAVARACYARGADVTLVHDGPDVPYADVVAVESAAEMTEAAVAAAGDADALVSAAAISDYTVEASDEKIRSGGDVTLELTPTPKLLDTVREAYPDLTMVGFKLETEGDDDALAARAREQLERVGLAFVVANGADALAGEGTRALLVRADSAATYSGSKGGLGLRIADELARTT; encoded by the coding sequence ATGAGCCTCCTCGCGGACACGAACGTCGTCCTCGGCGTCTCGGGGTCCATCGCGGCCGTGAAGACGGTCGAACTCGCCCACGAACTCCGCCGGCAGGGCGCGAGCGTCCGGGCGGTGATGACCGACAGCGCGACGGGCATCGTCCACCCGTGGGCCGTGGAGTTCGCGACCGAACACGACGTCGTCACGGAGATAACGGGCGCCGTCGAGCACGTCGAACTGTTCGGCGCGGACGGGTGGGCCGACGTCTTCCTGCTCGCGCCGGCGACCGCGAACACGGTCGGGAAGACAGCCGGCGCGATAGACGACACGCCCGTCACCACCTGCGCGACGACGGCGCTCGGACAGGGGATACCGCTCGTCGTCGCGCCCGCGATGCACGAGCCGATGTACGACCACCCGGGCGTGCTGGAGGCGCTCGACACCCTCGAATCGTGGGGCGTCTCGTTCGTCGACCCGCGCGTCGAGGAGGGGAAGGCGAAGATAGCCTCGGAGGAAGCCATCGTGACCGAGACGGCGCGCGCGGCCGGCCCGGGGTCCCTCGCCGGGGAGCACGTCGTCGTCACGAGCGGCGCGACGAGCGAGCGGGTCGACCCCGTCCGCGTGCTCACGAACCGTTCCTCGGGGCGGACGGGGCGGGCGGTGGCGCGCGCCTGTTACGCCCGCGGCGCGGACGTGACCCTCGTCCACGACGGGCCGGACGTGCCCTACGCGGACGTGGTCGCCGTCGAGTCCGCGGCGGAGATGACGGAGGCGGCCGTCGCGGCGGCCGGGGACGCGGACGCGCTCGTGAGCGCGGCGGCCATCTCCGACTACACCGTCGAGGCGAGCGACGAGAAGATACGCTCGGGCGGCGACGTGACGCTCGAACTGACCCCGACGCCGAAGCTGCTCGACACCGTCCGGGAGGCGTACCCGGACCTGACGATGGTGGGGTTCAAGCTCGAAACCGAGGGCGACGACGACGCGCTCGCGGCGAGGGCCCGCGAGCAGCTGGAGCGGGTCGGCCTCGCCTTCGTCGTGGCGAACGGCGCGGACGCGCTGGCCGGCGAGGGAACGCGCGCGCTCCTCGTACGCGCCGACTCGGCGGCCACGTACAGCGGGTCGAAGGGCGGGCTCGGGCTCCGTATCGCCGACGAACTGGCCCGAACGACCTAA